A genomic segment from Actinomadura hallensis encodes:
- a CDS encoding TlpA family protein disulfide reductase has translation MTGALAAAAVLLAATVFGLLRRRRDGVLRARRRGGDDEVDEILRRDDVGAELGERATLLQFSSAFCAPCRATRRVLGEVAEMVEGVAHVEIDAESRLDLVRRLNVVRTPTVFVLDAEGRIVRRATGAPRKPDVIAALGAAVDGGDRSA, from the coding sequence ATGACGGGTGCATTGGCGGCTGCGGCGGTGCTGCTCGCCGCGACGGTGTTCGGCCTGCTGCGGCGGCGCCGCGACGGCGTCCTGCGAGCGCGCCGGAGAGGCGGAGACGACGAGGTGGACGAGATCCTCCGGCGGGACGACGTGGGCGCCGAGCTGGGCGAGAGGGCGACCCTGCTGCAGTTCTCCAGCGCCTTCTGCGCACCGTGCCGCGCCACGCGCCGCGTCCTCGGCGAAGTGGCCGAGATGGTGGAGGGAGTCGCGCACGTCGAAATCGACGCGGAGTCGCGTCTGGACCTGGTCCGCCGCCTGAACGTGGTGCGGACGCCGACGGTGTTCGTGCTGGACGCGGAGGGGCGCATCGTCCGCCGCGCCACCGGCGCACCCCGCAAACCCGACGTCATCGCCGCCCTGGGCGCGGCCGTGGACGGCGGAGACCGGAGCGCATGA
- a CDS encoding putative leader peptide, whose product MDVRDLTEQLLTKRRAVDFCRVAASLCRTA is encoded by the coding sequence ATGGACGTGCGTGACTTGACAGAGCAGCTGCTCACGAAGCGCCGCGCGGTCGACTTCTGCCGCGTGGCCGCTTCGCTCTGTCGTACGGCCTGA